The genomic segment ACAAGAAGATTTAAGAAACAAAAATCAGGATATTGAAAACACCCAGAATACAATCCAAAATGATTTTGTGTTCACGCTAAAAAGTACTTGTTTAGATGAAAATTATCACCCTTCAAGTAAAACGCGTCTGACAACCAATTTTGCCAACTTGGCAAGAGGAGCTAATCGCCAGCAAAACTTGCGTAATGCCTTAAATATGATTAACAATCGATTCAATGCATTGGCTCATTTGGATAATCCAAAAGGGGATCGTTACCATGTGGAACTTGAAATTCTCACAGTAACGATGAGTATTGATGATAAGAATGGCAGTAACGATCTACCGATGATTGAAGTTTTAAAAACGAATATTATTGACCGTAAGACTGGCCAGCAAATCGAAGGAGTTGCCGGAAATAATTATTCCTCGTATGTTCGGGATTATGATTTCAGTATTTTATTGATCGAGCATAATAAAAATAAATCTGTTTTTTCTATTCCTGAAAATTTTGGTGATTTGCACGGAAAACTTTATAAGTGCTTCGTTAATTCAACTACTTATAAAGAGTACTTTAAAATGTCACCGATCATTTGTTTAAGTGTATCGAGCAACAAAACGTATACCCGCACTGAATATCAGCATCCGGTTTTGGGTTTTGAATATCTGCAGAACGAGTATTCTCTCACTGATGAATATTTTTCTAAAATGGGTTTAAAAGTTCGTTTTTTCATGCCTCCGAACAGTGCGGCACCAATGGCTTTTTACCATTCCGGAGATCTGCTAGCTGATTATACTGATCTTGGATTAATCAGCTCAATCAGTACGATGGAGACTTTCCAGAAGATTTATCGCCCTGAAATTTACAATGCAAATTCAGTGGCTGGGAAAATCTATCAACCTAGTCTTAAACACGAAGATTATTCGCTGACTCGTGTAGTTTATGACCGCGAAGAGCGAAGCCGACTGGCTGTTGAACAAGGCAAATATGCAGAAGAGCATTTTATTAAACCTTATAAAAATGTTCTGGAGCAGTGGTCTGCTAATTTTACCCTTTAATTGATTACAACGCATTAAAATTATACTATTATGAAGAAGTTATTATTACCAACCTCAATTGTTGGAAGTTTACCCAAACCTGCGTGGCTGGCACCACCTGAAAAACTTTGGTCGCCTTGGAAATTAGAAGGAGAGCAATTGCTTGAAGGAAAACAGGATGCGCTGCGCATTTCTCTGCAGGAACAACAATTGGCAGGTTTGGATATCATTTGTGACGGCGAGCAGACACGACAACATTTTGTAACTACTTTTATTGAGCATTTAAGCGGCGTAGATTTTGAAAATCGTAAAACAGTAAAAATCCGTAACCGTTATGACGCGAGTGTTCCTATGGTTGTAGATGAGGTTGCACGCCAGAAAGCAGTTTTTGTTGAAGACGCTAAATTTCTTCGTAAACAGACAAACAAACCTATAAAATGGGCATTGCCAGGTCCATTGACAATGGTAGATACCTTGTATGACGACCATTATAAAAGCCGTGAAAAATTGGCTTGGGAATTTGCAAAAGCACTCAATGAAGAAGCAAGAGAATTGCAGGATGCAGGAGTAGATATTATCCAGTTTGATGAACCTGCATTTAATGTGTTCTTTGATGAAGTAAACGATTGGGGAATGGCAGCATTAGAAAGAGCTATTGAAGGTTTACACTGCCAGACTGCGGTTCATATTTGTTACGGTTATGGAATACAGGCCAATACGGATTGGAAAAAGACATTAGGTTCTGAGTGGCGTCAATACGAGGAAATTTTTCCGAAAATTCAAAAATCTAAAATTGATATAGTGTCTTTAGAATGCCACAACTCCCATGTGCCTTTAGATTTAATGGAATTGGTTCGCGGCAAAAAAGTAATGGTAGGAGCCATTGATGTCGCAACCAATACTATCGAAACACCCGAAGAAGTAGCTGATACCCTGCGTAAAGCTCTTGAGTTTGTAAATGCTGAAAATCTTTACCCTTCTACAAACTGCGGTATGGCTCCGTTGTCTCGAAGCGTAGCCAGTGGCAAGTTAAATGCTTTAAGCGCAGGAGCAGAAATTATACGCAAAGAACTTGGGATTTAGTCTCAATATATTATTAATGGAATCCGTACCTCTACGGAGGAATAATATTTAAAACACATTGAACAAATTATTTGAAGTATTAAAAAAAGCAGGTTTCGACGGTTTCCTGCTAATGATAGCCACAATGATTCTGATGGCTTATTTTTTGCCGAAACCAGGCATGATCAAAGAACCCGTTTCATTGGAGGAAATTGCGAATGCTGGCGTTTCCCTGATTTTCTTATTTTATGGCATGCGGTTGAGTGTTGAGAAACTAAAAGCCGGACTTTCTAACTGGAAAATGCACATTGTCGTTCAGTTGACCACCTTTTTATTTTTTCCGCTTATTGTTTTGGCATTTCGCCCGTTGTTTGTCAATAACGGCTTTGAGTTGCTTTGGCTGGGTGTATTTTTTCTGGCAGCTTTACCGTCTACAGTATCCTCTTCTGTAGTCATGGTTTCTATCGCTAAGGGAAACATTCCTGCTGCCATTTTCAATGCGAGTATTTCCAGTTTGATCGGAGTAGTGGTTACGCCGCTTTGGGTTGGGCTGTTTATAGCTTCTGCAACGGGCGATTTTGATGTCAGTACTATCGTCATAAAGTTGATTCTTCAAGTTTTGCTTCCTGTCATTATTGGTATCAGCCTCAACTCCCGTTTTGGTTCCATTGCCGAAAAATACAAAAAACAGCTCAAATATTTCGATCAGGCAGTTATTCTAACGATTATTTACACGTCGTTTTGCAAGTCATTTTCTGAACATCTTTTTGAAGGCTTCACCGCCCCTGAACTTGCCGGACTCGCTGCAGGAATGATGGCCTTATTTTTTGCTGTATTCTTTTGTGTCGGACTACTCAGCCGCCTGCTTGGCTTTTCAGATGAAGACCGTATTACAGTCTTATTCTGCGGATCTAAAAAGTCATTGGTACACGGCACCGTCATGTCAAAAGTACTTTTTCAGCACAGTACCATTACCGGAATCGTATTGCTGCCATTAATGCTTTACCATGCCTTGCAGTTGATTGCCGCCAGCATCATTGCTCAGGGGATGGCTCGACGAAAAGAAGTCTAATTTTTTATACTGTTAAAGTGAGTCTTTCAGGTTTTAGTTTTTGTGATTTATTTAAAATAAGATTTCTGTATTGTTTTTAATTATATTTGAAGAATTTTATTCTGTATTACAAATAAATTAAACCAAAAATATTCTATGGAACAAATAGACGATATTGATCTTAAGTTATTAAATATATTACACGATAATTCTAAATACACTGTAAAAGAACTTGCTAAGATGGTAAATCTTTCAGCATCGCCTGTTTTTGAGCGGATTAAAAGATTAGAAAACAATGGTTATATTAAAAAATATATAGCCTTGTTAGATGCAGAAAAATTAAACAGAGGGTTTATTGTTTTTTGTAATATCAAATTGAAACAGCACGATCGTAATATTGGAAATCAGTTTGTTAACGATATTATGAAAATAGAAGAAGTTGTAGAATGTTATAATATCTCAGGAGATTATGATTTTTTAATGAAAGTTTCTGCCAAAGATATGAAGCATTATCAGGATTTTGTGTTTAATAAATTAGGATCAGTTGAAAGTATAGGGAGTACCCAAAGTACCTTTGTTATGTCGGAGATAAAAAATATGTATGGATAGTTCCGCGATGGCTTATTTTTGAAATTCACCTTAGCTTTTTTGGCAGAAAATGTATTTAAGCCCATTTGGAATATTTTATATTTAACTACTACTTTTATACTGTTTATTTCAAGCACACTAAGAATTTCTTTGGCCTATCAATTTACAACCGCATCAGTTTGAATATTTATTTTGTTCGAAACCTTGTCTTTTACAATACTTGGTATCTCAATACTAAAATCACTCGCATTTACAGTAAAAGCAGATAAAATAGTAATGCCATTTGCAGATTTGCGTATTCTTGCTGTGGCTTTTATATCCTTGGATTTTCCGTGAAGTTCCAGTTTTCCTTTTATGGTAAAAACTTTAAAATCAGTAGTTAGACTGTTAAGATCAAAACCATCTATTTTTCCTTTAAATACAGCTTTTGGATATTGGTCACTTTCAATATAATTTTCATTAAAGTGTTCCTCCATCAAAGCAACCTTAAATTGAAAACCTTTCATAAGGGCTAAACTCGCAATTTCTCCTGTTGCAGGATTCAAAACAAAAGTAACATTCTTATTTACTGCCTTGACTTCTTCAAAAGAAGGAACAGAAGCTTCAAAAGTAACTTTCCCTGATTTACTAATCATTTTTTCTTGTGAAAAACTAATAGTGCAAACACATAACATTGAAATGAGTATGATTTTTTTCATTATTCTGTCTTTTATTTTTTTATAAAATCATTCTGTTTTGTTCGGCTTTTATTTTAAAACTGCAATAATTTGAACTTTGACTTTATTATCCAGTTTATATTTAATAAGCGACGGAATTGGAATACTAAAATCACTTGCATTTACTTCAAAATCAGAAATAAAAGTAATTCGGGAGCCCGATCTTGTAATTTTTGCATCGGCATTTATATCCTTAGATTTTCCATGCACTTCTAATTTTCCTTTTATAGTGTAATCTTTATAATCTTCAGTTAGATTTTTAATGTCAAAACCTTCAATTTGTCCTCTAAAAATGGCTTTCGGATACTTATCGGTTTCCATGTAATTTTCATTAAAATGTTCTTCCATTAAAGCCATTTCAAATTCGAATCCTTTCATTAAAGCCAGACTTGCTACTTCTCCTGTCACGGGATTTAAAACAAAAGTTACATTGCTGTTAGTTCCTGCAACCGGCTGAAAAGAAGGTACCGAAGCTTCCAGAGTTATTGTTGCAGATTTAGTTACTATTTTCTCTTGCGAAAAAACAATAAAAGAAGCCAATATCATTGGCATTATTATAATTTTCTTCATGTTCTTGTTATAGATTATTTTTCTAATAATCCATCCTGGTTCCATTTATTTATAATATCAATAGTCGCTTGAGGCAATCTTGGCCCGCCTTGCGGCATTAAGGAACTATCTCCATTTTCTAAAGAAATTCGTGTAAGCAATCCTCGATTTAAAACTGCATTTTTCACCTGTTCATAAGTAACTAAAGACATTGGTGCTCCATTTTTAGGCACTGCTGCATGACATACAACACAGTTATTATCGATAATAGATTTTACATTTTGGTTGTATGTTGCCAAACCATTAATTGGTGTAGGGTCAATTAAAGTACTTGGATCATCGTTGGCACAACTTACAAAGATTGAAGCTACCGATGAGATGACGAAAAAGGTTTTTAAATTCATAAGACTGGTTTTTAGTTATAAATACATGCGTGATTTTTTTAAAATCATCAGGCATTTCAAAATCATATACGTTGAAAAGAATAATACAGATTTGGCAATAGGCATATTTAATGTCTTAAATCCAATACGTATTTTTTAACGTAGATGATTTGAAATACTAAAAACCAGTTATGAGAAAAAAAATACTAACCACGATTTGCCTTTTTATAATAATCGGAATTTCGGCTTGCTTCTATATTTACAAAGGGCATAGAAATATAGAATCAGAAACTGCCGATTATGTTGTAACCGTTAACGAACTAGAAAGAGAGTTTACTGCAAACGATAGTCTGGCTTACATCAAATATCAGGACAAAACAATTGAATTATCTGCACGAGTAACAAGTATTGATAAAGCCAGTAATGGAATTGTTATGAGCGAAAAAATATTTGTGACATTCAAAAATCGTTTGCCGCAAAATATTATATCCGGAAAAACTCTCAAGATTAAAGGGCGTTTTTTAGGATATGACGAATTGCTCCAGGAATTTAAAATAGACCAATCTTCAGTTGTACACTAATACAAATAACAATTTAAAACTAACCTCATGAAAAACTTTATTCTATTACTTTTTTTATTTCCGCTATTAACCTTCTCTCAAACCGATTTGCTGTCTGGAGTAGAAACTCCTTCTACAAAAGAAAAAGTGACATCTGCATTCAAAGCCTTAAAAATCGTTAATCTTGAGTCTACAAAATTGGCCGCAAAAGGCGATTTGTATTTTGTTGTTGCACACCGATTTGGTTCTATTAAAGATGGTTTTGAAGGTTTCTACGGATTGGATAATGCTAATACACAAATAAAATTCATTTACGGTTTAACAAATGGACTTAATGTAAGTGCCGCCCGAAGTGAATTTGCTTATGATTTTGCAACAAAATATATGTTGTTTCCTCAAATAAAAGATGGCTTTCCTGTTGCTATTGCCGGCTTTAATAGTTTGTCTATTAATAATACATTAAAAGAAAGTCTGTATCCGAAACTTCAATTTAAAGACAGGCTGACTTATGTTGCGCAGTTGTTAATTTCCAGAAAATTTTCTGAAAAGCTGTCTTTAGAAATTGTTCCGTCATTCTTTCATCAAAATTTTGTTGAAGATATAGATCAAAGCAATACTCAATATGCCATAGGATTTGGAGGTAGGTATAAATTTGCTAAGCGCTGGTCTTTAAATATGGATTATGCGGCGCATTTAAACAGAGCACCAAATTCACTTTATAAAAATCCGCTATCTATAGGTTTTGATTTAGAAACCGGCGGACATGTTTTTCAAATGCATTTTACCAGTTCACAAGCAATTGATGAAGCGGGATATCTTGGGAGAACTACTGGCGACTGGGCAAAAGGAGATATATTTTTTGGATTTAATCTTGCCAGAGTTTTCTAGTATCTCCTTTATAATTAAATTATTAGGTAATTTCTGTATTTATAATAATTCTAAATTGACCGATTTATAACGATTTCTAAAACCACAGGAATAAAGTATTCGTAAATAATTTTCAAAACCTAAAAATTATGAAAATCAATAAAAACATCAAAAAAGGACTTTTGATACTGAGCGGAATACTTGGATTATTTATCGCCATTTTGCTTTTTCACATCATAACAGCAAAACCACCCGTTTATGATACTCCAAATCTGCAAGTAAGCAGAATCGATTTTAAATCGGATATCGATTCTCTGCAAGCCAGACAAATTTGTGCTGACTTAAGAAGTATAAAAGGTCTGACATCTGACTCCATTATTGTTAAAAGAAATGTTGTGGTGTATTTCCACAATAATAAAATTACAAACTCTGAGAAAGTTTTCAATGAGTTAATGGCTAAAAGACATTATGATGCCAAGCGTTATATTTTACCAGCAAATCTGGCAAGCAAAGAAGTTTGCCCTATGGATCAAAATAGTTTGAGCTATAAATTATCTCAAAAAATTAATCGTTTTTTTAATTAACCCTTTAATACCTTATTTTATGAAAATTTATTCAAAACTTACACTTAGTGTATTACTTGTTGCATCTGCAACTATGATTTCTTGCAGTAGTAATGATGACGAAACCCCAGAGCCAGCTGCAAAGCCTTCTATTTATGAGCGTTTAGGCGGAACTAAAATGGTTTCTGATCCAGATAATTCGGGTCAAATGATTGAACAGGGACGTTTGAATTTCCGTAAAGTAGTAAATTCAGCTATCGGATTAATTGTTGCTGATATTCAATCGAATGCTTCGGGAAATCTGCAGGCACATTTTGCTCCTTTATTAGCAGAAACTGGAACTACTCAGTCTACTAATATTGCTAAATTATCAGATAATCTGACAGATTTCTTCTCGTACAATACTGGAGGGACAAATGCTGTAAATACATATTCTGGTTTGAGTATGTCAGCTGCACATGATCCTGCAAAAAATCCTCGTATGGGAACAAAATCTAGTAATGCAGATTATACAAAATTTGAAGGATATGTTGGAGCTGCAGCAAATGCAAATGGTGTTGCTTCAAATACAGAACTTTACACAGACATCGTTGCTGTTTTAGAATCATTGAGAACTCCTATAGTTCAAAAATAATTTTCTTATCAAAACGCTGTCTGAAAAGGGCAGCGTTTTATATTTCAATATCATTTTGAAGTATATAAATATTTTTGAAAACCTGCTATTGTTACAATATCAGGAAATTATACAAAATCGCCGGTTTGAATCAATTTATTTCATAGTGATATGAAAAAGTACAACTAGCGTTCTTGTATAAATTAGCAAGTAATAATTTTTGAACTTTTTAAGGAAACCATAAATATGGAAAATTTTAATACGTCCAGATCCACCACTTTTTACGCATTAGGGTTAAGTTACAAGAAAGCAGATGCAGTTATAAGAGGAAAATTTAGTCTAGATACTAAAGCACAATCTGATTTATTGTTACAAGCTAAAGCAGAAGGTATAGAATCATTAATTGTTACTTCTACTTGTAATAGAACTGAAATTTATGGTTTTGCCCATCATCCTTATGAGTTAATCAAATTACTTTGCGAAAACAGCAATGGTTCTGTAGAAGAATTTCAGGAAGTTGCTTATATATATAAGAATGAAGAAGCTGTTAACCACATGTTTCGGGTAGGAACAGGTTTAGACAGTCAGATTTTGGGTGATTTTGAAATTATCAGCCAAATTAAAATCGCTTTTAATAATAGTAAACAAGAAGGTTTGGTAAATACATTTCTGGATCGTTTAGTAAATACTGTTATTCAGGCGAGCAAAAAAGTTAAAACGGAGACTAAAATTTCTTCTGGTGCAACATCAGTTTCTTTTGCATCAGTACAATATATTATCAGAAATGTTGCAGATATTGGGAACAAAAATATTTTGTTATTCGGAACAGGAAAAATAGGCAGAAATACTTGCGAAAACTTAGTTAAACATACTAAAAACAGCCATATTGCTCTTATAAATAGAACAAAAAATAAAGCCGAATTATTGGCAGGAAAACTCAATGTTATTGTAAAAGATTACGATAATTTACTAGAAGAATTACAACAGTCAGATGTTCTGGTTGTAGCTACAGGAGCACAAAATCCAACTATTGACAAAACATCGCTTAATTTACAGAAACCTTTATTAATCTTAGACTTATCGATTCCGAGAAATGTAGATACTAATGTAGAAGAAATACCAGGTGTAACTTTAATACATTTAGATTATTTATCTCAAATTACGGATGATACGCTGGAAAAAAGAAAACAGCATATTCCTGCTGCAGAAGCTATTATTGACGATATGAAATTAGAATTTAATACATG from the Flavobacterium sp. genome contains:
- a CDS encoding DUF1852 domain-containing protein, with amino-acid sequence MKANIQEDLRNKNQDIENTQNTIQNDFVFTLKSTCLDENYHPSSKTRLTTNFANLARGANRQQNLRNALNMINNRFNALAHLDNPKGDRYHVELEILTVTMSIDDKNGSNDLPMIEVLKTNIIDRKTGQQIEGVAGNNYSSYVRDYDFSILLIEHNKNKSVFSIPENFGDLHGKLYKCFVNSTTYKEYFKMSPIICLSVSSNKTYTRTEYQHPVLGFEYLQNEYSLTDEYFSKMGLKVRFFMPPNSAAPMAFYHSGDLLADYTDLGLISSISTMETFQKIYRPEIYNANSVAGKIYQPSLKHEDYSLTRVVYDREERSRLAVEQGKYAEEHFIKPYKNVLEQWSANFTL
- a CDS encoding methionine synthase, which gives rise to MKKLLLPTSIVGSLPKPAWLAPPEKLWSPWKLEGEQLLEGKQDALRISLQEQQLAGLDIICDGEQTRQHFVTTFIEHLSGVDFENRKTVKIRNRYDASVPMVVDEVARQKAVFVEDAKFLRKQTNKPIKWALPGPLTMVDTLYDDHYKSREKLAWEFAKALNEEARELQDAGVDIIQFDEPAFNVFFDEVNDWGMAALERAIEGLHCQTAVHICYGYGIQANTDWKKTLGSEWRQYEEIFPKIQKSKIDIVSLECHNSHVPLDLMELVRGKKVMVGAIDVATNTIETPEEVADTLRKALEFVNAENLYPSTNCGMAPLSRSVASGKLNALSAGAEIIRKELGI
- a CDS encoding bile acid:sodium symporter family protein; this encodes MNKLFEVLKKAGFDGFLLMIATMILMAYFLPKPGMIKEPVSLEEIANAGVSLIFLFYGMRLSVEKLKAGLSNWKMHIVVQLTTFLFFPLIVLAFRPLFVNNGFELLWLGVFFLAALPSTVSSSVVMVSIAKGNIPAAIFNASISSLIGVVVTPLWVGLFIASATGDFDVSTIVIKLILQVLLPVIIGISLNSRFGSIAEKYKKQLKYFDQAVILTIIYTSFCKSFSEHLFEGFTAPELAGLAAGMMALFFAVFFCVGLLSRLLGFSDEDRITVLFCGSKKSLVHGTVMSKVLFQHSTITGIVLLPLMLYHALQLIAASIIAQGMARRKEV
- a CDS encoding Lrp/AsnC family transcriptional regulator, with translation MEQIDDIDLKLLNILHDNSKYTVKELAKMVNLSASPVFERIKRLENNGYIKKYIALLDAEKLNRGFIVFCNIKLKQHDRNIGNQFVNDIMKIEEVVECYNISGDYDFLMKVSAKDMKHYQDFVFNKLGSVESIGSTQSTFVMSEIKNMYG
- a CDS encoding YceI family protein; its protein translation is MISKSGKVTFEASVPSFEEVKAVNKNVTFVLNPATGEIASLALMKGFQFKVALMEEHFNENYIESDQYPKAVFKGKIDGFDLNSLTTDFKVFTIKGKLELHGKSKDIKATARIRKSANGITILSAFTVNASDFSIEIPSIVKDKVSNKINIQTDAVVN
- a CDS encoding YceI family protein; amino-acid sequence: MKKIIIMPMILASFIVFSQEKIVTKSATITLEASVPSFQPVAGTNSNVTFVLNPVTGEVASLALMKGFEFEMALMEEHFNENYMETDKYPKAIFRGQIEGFDIKNLTEDYKDYTIKGKLEVHGKSKDINADAKITRSGSRITFISDFEVNASDFSIPIPSLIKYKLDNKVKVQIIAVLK
- a CDS encoding DUF5777 family beta-barrel protein, which produces MKNFILLLFLFPLLTFSQTDLLSGVETPSTKEKVTSAFKALKIVNLESTKLAAKGDLYFVVAHRFGSIKDGFEGFYGLDNANTQIKFIYGLTNGLNVSAARSEFAYDFATKYMLFPQIKDGFPVAIAGFNSLSINNTLKESLYPKLQFKDRLTYVAQLLISRKFSEKLSLEIVPSFFHQNFVEDIDQSNTQYAIGFGGRYKFAKRWSLNMDYAAHLNRAPNSLYKNPLSIGFDLETGGHVFQMHFTSSQAIDEAGYLGRTTGDWAKGDIFFGFNLARVF
- the hemA gene encoding glutamyl-tRNA reductase, which gives rise to MENFNTSRSTTFYALGLSYKKADAVIRGKFSLDTKAQSDLLLQAKAEGIESLIVTSTCNRTEIYGFAHHPYELIKLLCENSNGSVEEFQEVAYIYKNEEAVNHMFRVGTGLDSQILGDFEIISQIKIAFNNSKQEGLVNTFLDRLVNTVIQASKKVKTETKISSGATSVSFASVQYIIRNVADIGNKNILLFGTGKIGRNTCENLVKHTKNSHIALINRTKNKAELLAGKLNVIVKDYDNLLEELQQSDVLVVATGAQNPTIDKTSLNLQKPLLILDLSIPRNVDTNVEEIPGVTLIHLDYLSQITDDTLEKRKQHIPAAEAIIDDMKLEFNTWINGRKCAPTIHALKSKLNDIISAEFAFQKKKTTNLDDVQIDLISSRIIQKLTNHFVSHLKNENTSVDQSIEFIEKVFQIGHFAPNKVSSQIEEKYKINLS